From Sardina pilchardus chromosome 9, fSarPil1.1, whole genome shotgun sequence, a single genomic window includes:
- the LOC134092287 gene encoding uncharacterized protein LOC134092287 isoform X1, with amino-acid sequence MGRCFAPCCNHYHDGGIRHHCRFYGFPKDETTRRRWASAVGRSDRKPSDGCRICSCHFPEGKERGPTLFKKKDGTICLEHRIPKNRPVKKPVSAVEQPTAHDVGEVVIQNYIPPVESVHVVSPIVTKICPSVGTQMNYARGEKILLETELKDVKEELRVLKLKLAEVKSHYTPSRLSDEVVKMETGIPARDCFDKIVECATSLEGTVSYFAGWKVKCLSVEDQVFLTLMKLRHSYEDFHLAALFSCSQAIIKNVVNTWTDIMQGLLQDDDTAAPRVSKAQKKKQNAPLVTNQNSLGPNLNPQDTNLSVLDTNPIPMDTTPIPLDTTPIPPDTNPIPPDTNPISPDTNPISPDTNPIPLDTNLNPLNTHLNSLDTNLQIESTIATNFLESTSEYVFVLTSHPMLFC; translated from the exons ATGGGTCGGTGTTTTGCACCCTGTTGTAATCATTATCATGATGGTGGTATACGTCACCATTGTAGATTTTACGGCTTTCCCAAAGACGAAACAACGAGGCGTAGGTGGGCCAGTGCTGTAGG ACGCAGTGATCGAAAACCTTCTGACGGCTGCAGAATTTGTAGCTGTCATTTCCCAGAAGGGAAAGAAAGGGGTCCTACTCTTTTCAAGAAGAAAGATGGGACCATTTGCCTTGAACATAGAATACCCAAAAACCGTCCTGTTAAGAAGCCTGTTAGTGCTGTAGAACAACCCACTGCCCATGATGTTGGGGAGGTAGTCATACAGAACTACATCCCTCCTGTCGAGTCAGTTCATGTTGTATCACCAATTGTAACCAAGATTTGTCCTAGTGTTGGCACTCAAATGAACTATGCACGGGGGGAGAAGATTCTTCTTGAAACGGAGCTGAAAGATGTCAAGGAAGAGCTGAGAGTTCTGAAGTTGAAGCTGGCTGAAGTTAAGAGCCATTACACTCCCTCTCGTCTGAGTGACGAGGTGGTGAAGATGGAGACTGGCATCCCAGCTAGAGACTGTTTTGATAAGATTGTCGAATGTGCCACTAGCTTGGAGGGTACCGTCAGCTACTTCGCTGGTTGGAAAGTTAAATGCCTCAGCGTTGAAGATCAGGTGTTTCTTACCTTGATGAAGTTAAGGCACAGTTACGAAGACTTCCACCTTGCCGCACTATTCAGTTGTAGCCAAGCAATCATTAAAAATGTAGTCAACACATGGACGGACATTATGCAGGGGCTACTTCAGGACGACGACACAGCTGCACCAAGAGTCTCAAAAGCTCAGAAGAAGAAACAGAATGCACCACTTGTAACGAATCAGAATTCACTTGGCCCAAATCTGAATCCACAGGACACAAATCTGAGTGTACTGGACACAAATCCGATTCCAATGGACACAACTCCGATTCCACTGGACACAACTCCGATTCCACCGGACACAAATCCGATTCCACCGGACACAAATCCGATTTCACCGGACACAAATCCGATTTCACCGGACACAAATCCGATTCCACTGGACACAAATCTGAATCCACTGAACACACATCTGAATTCATTGGACACAAACTTACAAATAGAATCAACAATTGCAACAAATTTCCTAGAATCGACAAGTGAATACGTTTTTGTCCTCACATCCCATCCCATGCTGTTTTGCTAA
- the LOC134092287 gene encoding uncharacterized protein LOC134092287 isoform X2 codes for MGRCFAPCCNHYHDGGIRHHCRFYGFPKDETTRRRWASAVGDRKPSDGCRICSCHFPEGKERGPTLFKKKDGTICLEHRIPKNRPVKKPVSAVEQPTAHDVGEVVIQNYIPPVESVHVVSPIVTKICPSVGTQMNYARGEKILLETELKDVKEELRVLKLKLAEVKSHYTPSRLSDEVVKMETGIPARDCFDKIVECATSLEGTVSYFAGWKVKCLSVEDQVFLTLMKLRHSYEDFHLAALFSCSQAIIKNVVNTWTDIMQGLLQDDDTAAPRVSKAQKKKQNAPLVTNQNSLGPNLNPQDTNLSVLDTNPIPMDTTPIPLDTTPIPPDTNPIPPDTNPISPDTNPISPDTNPIPLDTNLNPLNTHLNSLDTNLQIESTIATNFLESTSEYVFVLTSHPMLFC; via the exons ATGGGTCGGTGTTTTGCACCCTGTTGTAATCATTATCATGATGGTGGTATACGTCACCATTGTAGATTTTACGGCTTTCCCAAAGACGAAACAACGAGGCGTAGGTGGGCCAGTGCTGTAGG TGATCGAAAACCTTCTGACGGCTGCAGAATTTGTAGCTGTCATTTCCCAGAAGGGAAAGAAAGGGGTCCTACTCTTTTCAAGAAGAAAGATGGGACCATTTGCCTTGAACATAGAATACCCAAAAACCGTCCTGTTAAGAAGCCTGTTAGTGCTGTAGAACAACCCACTGCCCATGATGTTGGGGAGGTAGTCATACAGAACTACATCCCTCCTGTCGAGTCAGTTCATGTTGTATCACCAATTGTAACCAAGATTTGTCCTAGTGTTGGCACTCAAATGAACTATGCACGGGGGGAGAAGATTCTTCTTGAAACGGAGCTGAAAGATGTCAAGGAAGAGCTGAGAGTTCTGAAGTTGAAGCTGGCTGAAGTTAAGAGCCATTACACTCCCTCTCGTCTGAGTGACGAGGTGGTGAAGATGGAGACTGGCATCCCAGCTAGAGACTGTTTTGATAAGATTGTCGAATGTGCCACTAGCTTGGAGGGTACCGTCAGCTACTTCGCTGGTTGGAAAGTTAAATGCCTCAGCGTTGAAGATCAGGTGTTTCTTACCTTGATGAAGTTAAGGCACAGTTACGAAGACTTCCACCTTGCCGCACTATTCAGTTGTAGCCAAGCAATCATTAAAAATGTAGTCAACACATGGACGGACATTATGCAGGGGCTACTTCAGGACGACGACACAGCTGCACCAAGAGTCTCAAAAGCTCAGAAGAAGAAACAGAATGCACCACTTGTAACGAATCAGAATTCACTTGGCCCAAATCTGAATCCACAGGACACAAATCTGAGTGTACTGGACACAAATCCGATTCCAATGGACACAACTCCGATTCCACTGGACACAACTCCGATTCCACCGGACACAAATCCGATTCCACCGGACACAAATCCGATTTCACCGGACACAAATCCGATTTCACCGGACACAAATCCGATTCCACTGGACACAAATCTGAATCCACTGAACACACATCTGAATTCATTGGACACAAACTTACAAATAGAATCAACAATTGCAACAAATTTCCTAGAATCGACAAGTGAATACGTTTTTGTCCTCACATCCCATCCCATGCTGTTTTGCTAA